attactattacatggatacttaaacataaactaaaaaactatataattatgttgattataatatgcgttacacacatgttaaaatatattatttttaggtatcGGAAAACATGTGTAATTCGAAAATGACCAATTTTGTGTTGTACTGGTCTATTTGGACTTCTGGTAATGTGATACGATATAGATCGATGGATGTGGACAATTTCCGTTCGTGAATATGACATAGTTTGGCAGGAATCGACACacgtgatataatattatattggatattctgataatattacattattattgatcccgttgatatttatatcaaaaacacGAATATGTTATATCGGAATAATGACGAGGCTTTTTATTCTGTCGTTGATGAATGCAAAACGGGTAAcggatattaataataatagtacaatattttatttaggttgCTTGACATCCACCAAcgtcaaacataaaaaaaataataaaatacaatactatgatactatcattattaatatatattatatttatagaatttggttagttttattagtgttattatacatatatatatatatttttttgtagacCCGTTCTCACTTCTCTACTTCTCTTCATCTGCCCTATACATTACTCGATATAACTGCACTGCATACAACAATTTTGTCGAGCAAATCGGTTCGCATTATCATCGCCATCTGGACCACCACACTGCCTCACAGCATTCGAGAGCGCGTTCTtcgatgtgtgtgtgtgtgtgtgtgtgtggaaaGTTTTTGCCACCCACCGCTGCTTCCACCGACGGAATATTAATGCGCTTAGGCTTCTTTTGGCCGCTTCCACACACCTCCATTCCGCTTACTCATCGCATCTGCCTACTCATACACGAACGCAAAAAACACGTATTCCGTGATCATAAAACGTTGTTGTCAGAGAAGCGGGTCTAaagtttttagaatttttttttgtggtttttttttttttttattccaaccTTCTATCCTCCCTTTAAAGAAGAGAGACATGGACCGGAAGGAAATAATCGTCAGAGGTACTGTTACTACTGTGTTGTACGATTACTATACTGTGGTGTATACAATCGCGCGAGAACAATGATTTCCGGCTAAACCTTTGACTCGCGGTTATTCTTGCGCAAACGTTCTGAACACGCAAAATCGTCGACTATAAAGAATgtccgtaattttttttctgcctgaacggaatattttattaaaatgatcgaCGTCCGTTATCAGAAATTgacagttttttataatattattgtagattatattaatattattataatgcccTAGGGTCGCTTTTGGTGTATTTTACATACTTGAACaccaagtttttaataatattatgatatttatttgtagaataataataactcatcGTTATTACAAATGCCCTGAGAtagattgaaatttataaaaataattattattcattacatatactataaaatataaatatatacgtttgaaatgatttcatatataatagtttatataagaagacatttttaaatatattttaaattttctaaaataaaataaaaaacaataaaaaattaatacttttaatataatataaaaattctaaatattatttttcgatcactgtagataatttttgttataggcGCCGAATTAACACGAAATTGGAATACTGTGTACTTACCGCTATCCTGTGCAATATTtgttggtaattttttaaactgaagTAAAAACAgaacaaatattacaattttattccaatatcgatttcataataataataataataatgcgctGTAATTTAGTGAAAATCCATTTTACTGGTACCGTGCACacgtactaaaatattatttgcttacgtataatatatgaatacagATGATAATACAGCGAACGTGCACTAGCTACTGCATAGtggtatttaaattctaaacctattttattcatttatggcttaattattttctatttatttaatttatgagttcaacaaaattttaacgataaaaaaaatacttatattattgtaattaccaGTGGactgaaacaaatattatttcatatcatTAATTTGGGCCATATTAAATCTGAGTAAACAGAAAACAAgttgcatattatacaacaaattcGCTGCTCTAGGTATTACATGTACTATTATGTAACGACAGACCTGTAAGTTAGTATCACGATGTATGAAACTTGTTAATCATTTCCTAACCCTATCGTTCCGTTTACCACCACAACTGCAGTGCATTATGTAcgagaataatttatagtgaGTACATTTGCGCAAATGTGACCACTTCCTATAccatatacgatatatattttatattatatatgtgtaatgtgGTACACTAATATATCTGTCAATTTGATTGATTacgataattatttctatcgtTCGTCATTCGATTAAGGTTAACATTTGTGCGTACATACAAATGTGATATTGTTTATtcctacatacctattataattaaatactggtCACCGAGAAATGTTAGTTACTTAACCATAAGTAGGTCCTGCTTCGGAAGGCTTAGACGAATTCCgggagaaaatattaattaaccatcaatttaatattccataatatgatacaatagaataattgttaaatcatattatacaatattaataatatttttatttgcataattattattaattatgtgtaacttaatttgaatttaaatttataaaatgatttatagaaaaaatacttcTTTAGAGTTAtagaaagttaaaaattcatatattatgagtgtcataatttttttaaaaaaatcttagttAGTACTTTGTAGAATGTAGgtgttattcatatattatctacttagAATTTAGTAATTCACtgcctattatataaatagtaactaGAGTAACAACGATAGTGTCTTTACGGCAAGACCCTACAagattttatacctattaaattgtataacagtttattttatttttttcaaacctataatatattctagaagatttaaaaattaataactttaaaactgCTATATTTAAAGtcaaatgaattttataagcatatagtagtaaagtaaaattgagtcaaagaaatttttttccaGATCATAGCAAGGGTCACTTAATTGTTTAGAATGCATGTGACCACGAATCAACTTTGACGTATTAATCCTTTTTCGGACAAAACTATGGAAAgagaattgtaataataacttgactggaaattttatacaaactatataaatatagataaaaaataataatgattaataattaataattgatggtTCTCTCACTCTacctttgtatttttaatttgcgaaatattttttcttactttCTTTTTAATCAAGTCACTGTAGCAGCATgagtaatataacaatattgcaaacattgaatttgttttgaaaaaatgtttattaattgcgTAGTGACAGGCGACAGCAATACAGCATCCAACATCAATATGATAAAAACGATCGTTTGAAAAACgagtattcataaatataatataatacggtaaaatgttcaaaacaaatattataaaataacgtttattattttcttataaagtcataaattactttcattattatttatttgaaagcaCATTTAAAAACACAGTTTAACTGTATTGGTAGcttgtcaatataataatgaatgtacACTAAAACTGTTCatcatgtttataaatatattttatggcttttataaatatataataattattataatgaaataattttctaaaaacattaagaaaagttttattttatttatttaattctttcttatcatttcaaataaaagttacaacttaaatagttttcatttCTATCGATattggttattaaatttttatgattcgcCATAATATAGCTAaatcaataactaaaataaatacttatttaaaatcaaataatattacctaggtataatgcgataaataaaatctacgatataatatataattaataatacatgtcAATTAGATGactgaaatttattttcatttacgaccttgtttttaatgatttataaaagtaaaattcaaaacaacgtctttttgtatatttctttCTAACCATTGATAATACTAACTGTTGTAGTTCAAACCattctaaatttattctaaaacaataaatatttcaaaatataaatactaaaataataaattggaaatcagaaaacataatacttaccatttaatatcaatacaaaatatttagagtaataattttgaatctgGAAGTGGTAAAGAATCTTTAGCCCACTCCCTAGTTGAGCCTATGCTGTGATAATACTATCACAGAAAAATGATCgcagttaaaagttaaaactaatcTATTCTCtgtaaaatttgtttcacGGTCGTCTATTATTTCAACACTATACAGGGTATTGCttctgtatatttatattgtattcgtaagtaatattgtttattatatatattatatagtaactaGTGAAAATCCGTCTCGTATATCATTTATTCATATACGATTGTACTCTGTAACTCTTAAAAGTGTGATGATGAAGATGCCATTGTCACAGTGAGGCAAtgtttattaggtactaataGTACTGCACTATACTCTAGTACAGTATAAAACGATGTGaaaatagacaaaaaaataatgtacgttAGAttcgttttgaaaatatttctctaACATCGTAGTGAAGACTACAGTTTGTATaccaataaacaatattgagGCTTTATtcgcaataaattataatgatagtaTTCTACCCATAAAAgttagtgtttaaaataaataaaaaagttgatattaatatatagaaaattaatattaattgtaaaaaattaacacagaCTTTCAAAATAACCAGTAAATACTTTTGAAGCCTTCAATTattgtgtacaaaaaatataataactagagATCAGCAACCATAGTAAACCCAGCCAgcggaaatttattttatgtatgactAATAAATccggaaaatattaaacaaatattaaaatttcaatctgttttcttagaaattaataacattattttctgtttataaGTGACtccttcatatttttttgttcaaccTCTGTTTATTTTCCGTCAAAAACGAGCCAAGATCAGAgtcatattatctttattataataaaaaaatattttgtttgaagagtataaataacatttcaggaaaaaatatatatcttcttcgttgaacaatatttactctctgtatttattacattcCTCGTCAGAAAATTAGGTactgatgtaaaaaaaatgcttatacAAATATCTGCATtgggttttcaaaaaattcaattttcaacataatattataccgttaTATCGAACGCTGGAGATCGCAATTGATCGTTTGATTTGGAAGCCCCTGCAATACCAATTCATTacaacgaaatatttttattagaatttagaagTCCGTACGCTCAACATGAGTATaggaaagaatattatattatatataggtgtacCCGGAAACCGCGTGAGAGTTTTCGAATTCGACATTCAGTTATCCATATACGGGTATATCGAAATTttgggtattattattatttgttttttgttccCAACCACGACCACTCCTATCACCCCGACAACCCAAACCATATACATCGGAGGGTATATTTCACAAAGTTTTCGCTACCGGGGTCGTATTTGCCCGAGTGAATATGTAATGAGCTGCAGTGGCTGTGTgtatacagttatataatatataatataacgatcgGATACGACAGATGTAATACCTACCGTATATTATTGCTATAGAGCTGTACATACTGCAGCCTGTCCTATATCATCGTTGTACATAATACGGACTTCCACTAACCCTTTCCAAGAATTTGGTTTTGGTTTatgtttagaattttattttcgttttttcattttttttttttctagcagAGAAACACTACGGTGACGGTTGCAGTGACGTCCACACTAAAAcggataataatacaatactttcATACACCATGAGTCTGTCTGCAAGGTGTGCAGTGTATACCGATACCGAATTGTGATGAAGGTGAAATTATTGTTGGGCCGTGAGATGCAAGAGGCCATACAGATGTACAAAATGATTCGCTTATggatactattttatttattaatatgatatataataacaaggtGACTTATCAAACATACAcgtcctttttttttaatacaattattattattgaaattctcAAATATACCAATACTTAAaactaatactaaaaattatgtttacaaataattaatatttttttaaaatcttctaataagtaatttcaagttaaaaagggccatttgaaaaatagaagtttTTATCCGCACAGGACACTCTTTAACTGAACCAAATAAATTACTGTTATTAGAaagtatgattttaattacttatattttaaaaattcaaaaatcagatttaGCATACATGAATTATTCAAGAAAAAATGGTCTGTGAGCACACTTGATAATAAACTTACCTAGTATATGCACTAtctaaaacaacaataatcataatgttTTGTAGTAAtcgtatttttgttattttttactaacattataataaacattacaatACTTGAATGACACTAAAGATATGAATTCAGTGTCATTTAATAGCTTACGATCTACGGGATGAATTGACACGAACAATAAGTTTTTAAGTCGCGTGATGACtcgtttaaaatactattcatttacaaataatactaaCATAAATCGGTAGTCGCAGGTACCACTATCATAGGGGTTCAGCTACGACGTCTGTTTCAGGAGTACGCCGGTAACGTCGCAGACGACCGTTGCCCGAGGCAGCTGATTGAGCGTCGACAAAGTCCCGGACAAGGCCGCCAACCTTGGATACGATGTCCACGGCCACGGCGGGCTGCTTCTGCATGTACGTCGGCTGAGGCAGAACGTACGGAGGCTGCGGAAACTCGGCCGAGTACGGATCGATTCCACCGTTGCACCGCCTCAGCCCGTCCACTCGGTTGGGCATGCAGTTCTTGGGCACTAGCGTGGCCGTCAACCGATCGTCGACCACGCGGTCAACTCGCGTCACGTACACGGTGACCTGCTGCCGGCCAACGGCCGAGTTGGCCATCGCGCCGGCCATGCCGACCACACCGCCGACATTGGCCACTCCCGCCGCGACCGCCGCACTGGCCGCCCCGATCGCGTTCTGCAGAAGCTGTCGTTGCAGGCCCACGCCTGAAGTAGCGGCCCGCCGTTCCTGCACGTCCTCTACGACTGGCCGGACGGCTTGCTGCAACGACGGCGTCTCGTGGCCCACCGCCGCAGACGCGTCTACTTCGGTCGCTTGAAGTTGGTCGTCCGCCTCGACTGTCGCGTCCGTCAACAGGAATGCGCCTCTGTACGGTATTTCGGTTATCCTGTAAACGTTGTGTTCgtcagttttataaaatttatattactgtgCGAAAACCTCTAAATATTTCCGATCACTTATTCGGTCGCTGAAATTATGTTCGCAATTTAGAGGTTACCGTTATGGTAGGtttcattatactataaagcggcattatatatatatatacgtcttatataatataatatatatgtacgatATACCATGTagtttatgtacataatatgatgatatacAAACTACAACAAAACCATACTTGAGCACTTGAGTATAGTGAAATGAGTGGTTTTGTAACTATACTTACagagaattatatttatttttaaaattgtatcgaTTCAGAAACAGATTTTTTTGAAGATAATAtcccatacattttttatgctattaaacgtatacgattaatgttaaatattgttgacgaagtaatgaaatattatgcgtgctgataaaaaaagaaaaaaaagaatggaaataataaaaacttaagctAAAAAAACGAATCATTGATCAGATAGCATAACTTctcgataaaatttaatgaaacctcgcattatctataatatattatgatgtgtatCCATACACCATCAATTCGAAATCAAAAGAACTCACATACAAGTAAATGAGTCGTATACATAATTTGCCAAATTATATCTTCGATCCATTATTAGATACAGATgagtataattttgttgttcaaagtttaaaaaaaaaattcaaacgacATATATCTTTGCGAAGAGTAGTAAACACGgagcaaaaaaaatgtatgcaaacatttagttataatatatagtacctatcataaattttaatattagattctCTTCATTcgcttcaaattaaaaatggctGATCacataattacctaattaacctttttattggttttaaataatctacATCAATCAATCTCTACTGTACTCGTAAATATGCGATAAATTGAATTCtcaagttaggttaggttacctaaccaaatacaattaatgaaaGATATTCAAAACTGTTTCTACAGACATTAAATGTTAGTATATCCACTAATCATATACGCATTATAACTTGTTTTATTTGCTTttcatattcttaaaattaaaatgatatgtaCATCAAACAACATAAACGATGTAGGTATATCAAAGAGTGGGTAACCCGACGGTGACCTCGTTTCACCCTTGTAAATGTAAAtcgcaaaaatgtataacggTTATTCAAaaacgtaaataaataattataatactatattacgtatattttttacactccATTGGTgtgtactatttattttttttcttacaattGTTGAGCTCTGGTAGTAAGAAAAATGTCGACTGTAATTCACACGATTGATGAATAAcagtataatctataataatagtaatgacgTATCGACGAAGGCGGCCAGATGTATTGGATTACACtgaacgttatattattttaaaataacgataacGCTGTTATAGCTTTGGACGTTATCGGGTTTTCGCGCTCGTATAATATTGGAAATAAGGGTGGCATCCCTTCGTCTGCCGCATATACTCTACAAATGgcgaatgataataatttactcgCGCACATCACGTCCGCCCACAAGCTGTGCCCCCggtccatatattatataatatgtgcgtgtgtgtagTAATAATGTAGTTTTATCGTTACGCGCATTAATtcgtttttaactttttgattAAAAGTTAACGTCACGTATACGATCTACACTGGTAGTACAGGACGATACGTTttggtaaataatacatattatgataccatataatataaacatgcgAACTCACCAAATTCAATGATCGCAATAATGAATTAGTATGGATTTTTGTGTGCATATTTTGTTACTGGATGTCGGATAGAAGATGTTACATACtgaatgattttaatacaGTTGTGAGCACAGTATAGGCATTGAATTTCAAGCTTGAAAGTCTATTATTGCCGAAAAAATTATAGCATTATGCgggatacatattataatatagtattgtaataattattgttatatcataCTTTCACCAATATCAGATAAAGAGTAAATATGATTAGGGGGTTGACCTTCAGTGGAGAACTAGTAATTACTGTTTATTCCATTATCTTTGCTAATGCAATTATTactaacgtataataatattagtataatatctaacacttttttcatttttgtccaatatacatttaaagttggttgattattttaaaaaataaacaataagtcATAAGctacttttttcaaaaacgatTTAATTGGCTATACtcgttattaatttactttggcCAGTTCCAAGACACAAAACACTTCCTAGTTATTAATTGCTCATTATAATGAGTTTTCAGTTTTTCACTATAGTCATTTTAGAAtttgtaaaactataatattttatgaaaacctaatcgaaatcttatgtcttggtaaataaataaaaaactgacACATTGCAAAGAATGAAGTGCacctattttattcataagttTAGGATAATTTACTTCCTCATAATTCTGATGAA
The DNA window shown above is from Aphis gossypii isolate Hap1 chromosome 2, ASM2018417v2, whole genome shotgun sequence and carries:
- the LOC114123692 gene encoding uncharacterized protein LOC114123692, which translates into the protein MIVNMSPAILQFVLSLFAAHEVICTAIASRRHNRDVSSLESFHLYPRPAYLPIMPYYEVDIPQQEGKFFGVMAATRYETITVRETVRPVCLYVDGNVPSCDHVIHSNHNNRPQKVPGPANSRRPPAIDYEAYFIEPSKPDTKIEITEIPYRGAFLLTDATVEADDQLQATEVDASAAVGHETPSLQQAVRPVVEDVQERRAATSGVGLQRQLLQNAIGAASAAVAAGVANVGGVVGMAGAMANSAVGRQQVTVYVTRVDRVVDDRLTATLVPKNCMPNRVDGLRRCNGGIDPYSAEFPQPPYVLPQPTYMQKQPAVAVDIVSKVGGLVRDFVDAQSAASGNGRLRRYRRTPETDVVAEPL